A single region of the Acidobacteriota bacterium genome encodes:
- a CDS encoding glucosamine-6-phosphate deaminase — MEIVRERDKAATSRAAAARASSKLREAIGRRGAARFCVATGSSQFDFLQALTSDRSIDWSRTTMFHLDEYTGISENHAASFRRYLRQRLVDRVQPGEVHFIRGEAPDPQAECRRISDLIRQGPIDVAFIGIGENGHLAFNDPPADFDTEEPYILVTLDTACRQQQVSEGWFANIDKVPAQAVSMSIRQIMSAESIVCTVPGIRKAEAVRNCVEGEVTPLHPSSILQTHADCHLYLDLDSASLLGPASG, encoded by the coding sequence ATGGAGATCGTTCGAGAGAGAGACAAGGCCGCCACCAGCCGGGCCGCCGCCGCCAGGGCCTCATCCAAGCTGCGGGAGGCCATCGGCCGCCGGGGCGCCGCCCGATTCTGCGTGGCTACGGGCAGTTCACAATTCGATTTCCTGCAGGCCCTGACCTCGGACCGATCCATCGACTGGTCCCGGACCACGATGTTTCACTTGGACGAGTACACCGGGATCTCCGAAAACCACGCCGCCAGCTTCCGGCGTTATCTCCGGCAACGCCTGGTGGATCGCGTGCAACCGGGAGAGGTGCACTTCATCCGGGGCGAAGCGCCCGACCCTCAGGCCGAATGCCGCCGGATTTCGGACCTCATCCGGCAGGGCCCCATCGACGTGGCCTTTATCGGCATTGGAGAAAACGGCCACCTGGCCTTCAACGACCCGCCGGCCGATTTCGATACCGAGGAGCCGTACATCCTGGTCACGCTGGACACCGCCTGCCGGCAGCAGCAGGTCTCCGAGGGGTGGTTCGCCAACATCGACAAGGTGCCGGCACAGGCGGTCTCCATGTCCATCCGTCAGATCATGAGCGCCGAGTCCATCGTCTGCACCGTTCCCGGCATCCGAAAGGCCGAGGCGGTCCGCAATTGCGTGGAAGGCGAAGTCACTCCGCTGCACCCCTCCTCCATCCTCCAGACCCACGCCGATTGCCACCTCTATCTGGACTTGGATTCCGCTTCCCTCCTGGGTCCTGCCTCCGGCTGA
- a CDS encoding sialidase family protein, producing the protein MLEIVDRGILSHVPGRGAYFPCVRALRDGLLLAAQHVGSGLCCPDNHIEVLRSTDGGRNWANEGSIHGGLPADGWCYRAPMLAPLEDGSLVMAAARYLLDNDEMYNPATEGLKPTQMVLFRSSDQGRSWSGPEVVPNPLPPERYVSSLSGQLLILAADRWMYPLETWKPDGYEGPVDQKAGAVFSSDQGRTWDEWSVMADDPEERLHYADQMQAVLPDGRIYTTLWTRTWGVGQGEDVNDHWVVSEDSGRTWSEPRPTNLQGQLCAPIALPDGRVAAIYNFRREPQGVHVAITEDLENYDVENQAVVFRAGEETMTAQAVDEFIDAHQKIAFGRPWGILLPDGDLLVYFWCTVDSVTHNRWVRLRVS; encoded by the coding sequence ATGCTGGAAATCGTGGACCGTGGAATTCTCTCTCACGTTCCGGGCCGCGGCGCATACTTTCCCTGTGTCCGAGCCCTCCGGGACGGGCTCCTGCTGGCGGCGCAGCACGTCGGGAGCGGCTTGTGTTGCCCGGACAACCACATCGAGGTGTTGCGCTCCACGGACGGGGGACGCAACTGGGCCAATGAAGGGAGCATTCACGGCGGTCTCCCGGCGGACGGATGGTGCTACCGGGCCCCGATGCTGGCACCTCTGGAGGACGGCAGCCTGGTGATGGCGGCCGCCCGTTATCTCCTGGACAACGACGAGATGTACAATCCGGCCACCGAGGGATTGAAACCGACTCAGATGGTCCTTTTCCGCTCTTCAGATCAGGGCCGGTCCTGGTCGGGGCCCGAGGTGGTGCCCAACCCGCTGCCTCCCGAGCGATATGTGAGCAGCCTCTCGGGCCAGCTCCTGATTCTGGCGGCCGACCGCTGGATGTACCCGTTGGAGACCTGGAAGCCGGACGGCTACGAGGGGCCGGTGGACCAGAAGGCGGGGGCCGTCTTCTCTTCAGATCAGGGCCGGACCTGGGACGAGTGGTCTGTAATGGCCGACGACCCGGAGGAACGCCTCCACTACGCCGACCAGATGCAGGCCGTGTTGCCGGATGGACGGATCTACACCACCCTCTGGACCCGGACCTGGGGCGTCGGGCAGGGGGAGGACGTGAACGACCACTGGGTCGTTTCGGAGGACTCGGGCCGGACCTGGAGCGAACCCCGCCCCACCAACCTCCAAGGTCAGCTCTGCGCCCCCATCGCGCTTCCCGACGGGCGGGTCGCGGCCATCTACAACTTTCGGCGCGAACCCCAGGGGGTCCACGTCGCCATCACCGAGGACCTGGAGAACTACGATGTCGAGAACCAGGCGGTGGTGTTCCGGGCCGGCGAGGAGACCATGACCGCGCAGGCGGTGGACGAATTCATCGACGCCCACCAGAAGATCGCCTTCGGCAGGCCCTGGGGAATCCTGCTCCCCGACGGAGATCTGCTGGTCTATTTCTGGTGCACCGTCGATTCGGTCACCCACAACCGGTGGGTCCGGCTCAGGGTCTCGTGA
- a CDS encoding DUF3604 domain-containing protein: MNKQGAAVVLALILGLPGCGSRESAVDSKVESVPASDIQFPDSVFRITLGLTDSKPRDWSGNLRLQPGQKAELVPEHFRAGVYRHDFGAGWRTIVDPKIPNDRLTGPDSWLAHTTFDWIRYKDRARIRHPSLFVRLWDNPGEAPFQVRAGGQDFSVGPAELPMFQPKSRLADRVRVERVPPAAQVARERVGQQDYPALMATPSGDLWAAWQEYEERYDDSICVRRKQGDAWGPVWVLAREADVFRTALAHDSDGGVWAIWSMQVEGNWDLYARRHDGEGWSGLHRLTREPGPDIYHRAVTDKSGNLWLVWQKAVEGRSQIVARSFDGSGWSETVQLSAGESAEGNNWNPSVAAGRSGSVAVVWDGYGAGNYDVYLRRFSAGKWQPVQVVAGTERFEAAPTVAVDRQDRIWVAWHESGPEWGKDTGRLVQRRGTELRESRWLGLACVDGEQLLTTAHPVGERLDAAREWELPHLQIDSDGHPWLLVRNVTKRGPAGRPRYFPMWEIHVTRYDGSRWSELVRVRQSSGRNDMSPATALDADGRIWGIWATDMRSAKSGLPQYGRVMVSPLGSSPGRKHLALQAWSPAAVGEVERVHPNEAEQVDRIRSYKVETGGKTYFIYRGDTHRHTDISLDGGGDGGLLDAYRYALDAAAMDFLGTSDHNHEIAEPYAWWRTQKFADLFQLDGSFTAFYAYERSVQFPNGHRNVLFTQRGNNILEVLTAERMGLDGAGRLFGYLRRAGGTSIPHTIATGAGTDWRDSDPEVETLLEIYQGMRDTYEHPGSPRPKTLEATPTLQEDDSPSRRDGTAWSALEKGLKLGFIASSDHLSTHISYACLIAENLTREGLMEAIRARRAYAATDNIVLDVRFVGSDGEHLMGGIFTSTQPVRIHATILGTGTIKRVDLIKNNRVLYSAEPGRPTFRLDFTDGDAADSGESYYYVRVLQEDGEIAWGSPAWVTYER, from the coding sequence ATGAACAAGCAGGGCGCCGCGGTTGTGCTGGCATTGATCTTGGGACTGCCGGGATGCGGTTCCCGGGAATCGGCTGTGGACTCCAAGGTCGAGTCGGTGCCGGCCTCCGACATCCAATTTCCCGACTCGGTGTTTCGGATCACTCTGGGCCTCACCGATTCGAAACCCCGGGACTGGTCGGGGAATCTCCGCCTCCAACCGGGCCAGAAGGCGGAACTCGTGCCCGAGCATTTTCGCGCGGGCGTCTACCGCCACGACTTCGGCGCCGGCTGGCGCACCATCGTCGACCCCAAGATCCCCAACGACCGGCTCACCGGGCCCGACAGCTGGCTGGCGCACACGACTTTTGACTGGATTCGCTACAAGGACCGGGCCCGGATCCGGCACCCCAGCCTCTTTGTTCGGCTCTGGGACAATCCGGGCGAGGCGCCGTTCCAGGTCCGCGCCGGAGGACAGGACTTCTCCGTCGGACCGGCGGAGCTGCCGATGTTTCAGCCCAAGTCCCGGCTGGCAGATCGAGTCCGGGTGGAACGGGTGCCGCCGGCGGCCCAGGTCGCCCGGGAACGGGTCGGACAGCAGGACTATCCCGCCCTCATGGCCACGCCTTCGGGAGACCTCTGGGCCGCTTGGCAGGAGTACGAAGAGCGTTACGACGACTCGATCTGTGTCCGCCGCAAGCAGGGAGACGCCTGGGGACCGGTCTGGGTCCTGGCCCGCGAAGCGGACGTGTTTCGGACTGCTCTGGCTCATGACTCGGACGGCGGGGTCTGGGCCATCTGGTCCATGCAGGTGGAGGGAAACTGGGATCTCTACGCCCGCCGCCACGACGGCGAGGGCTGGTCCGGTCTTCACCGTTTGACCCGGGAGCCGGGTCCCGACATTTATCACCGGGCCGTCACCGACAAGTCGGGGAACCTCTGGTTGGTCTGGCAGAAGGCCGTCGAAGGACGGAGCCAGATCGTGGCGCGGAGTTTCGACGGGTCCGGCTGGAGCGAGACGGTCCAACTCAGCGCGGGCGAATCCGCCGAAGGGAACAACTGGAACCCCTCGGTCGCCGCCGGCCGGTCCGGGTCGGTGGCCGTGGTCTGGGACGGATACGGAGCGGGGAACTACGACGTCTACCTGAGACGGTTCTCCGCCGGCAAGTGGCAGCCGGTCCAGGTGGTGGCGGGGACCGAGCGGTTCGAGGCCGCGCCGACGGTCGCGGTGGACCGGCAGGACCGGATCTGGGTGGCGTGGCACGAGTCGGGCCCCGAGTGGGGCAAGGATACGGGCCGGTTGGTCCAGCGCAGGGGGACGGAGCTGAGGGAGTCCCGTTGGCTCGGCCTGGCCTGTGTGGACGGCGAGCAACTGCTCACCACGGCCCATCCCGTGGGGGAACGCCTGGATGCGGCCCGCGAATGGGAGTTGCCGCATCTTCAGATCGACTCGGACGGGCATCCCTGGCTGCTGGTTCGGAACGTCACCAAGCGGGGCCCCGCCGGGAGGCCTCGGTACTTTCCCATGTGGGAGATCCACGTCACCCGCTATGACGGCTCCCGATGGAGTGAACTGGTCCGGGTGCGGCAGAGCAGCGGGCGGAACGATATGTCGCCGGCCACGGCGCTCGACGCGGACGGGCGCATCTGGGGCATCTGGGCCACCGACATGCGGAGCGCCAAGTCGGGATTGCCGCAGTACGGACGAGTGATGGTCTCCCCGCTGGGTTCGAGCCCGGGCCGGAAACACCTGGCGCTGCAGGCCTGGTCCCCGGCCGCCGTGGGCGAGGTGGAGCGTGTCCATCCCAACGAGGCCGAGCAGGTGGACCGGATCCGCTCCTATAAGGTGGAGACTGGAGGAAAGACCTACTTCATTTACCGGGGCGACACGCACCGGCACACCGACATCTCCCTGGACGGCGGCGGCGACGGGGGTCTGCTGGACGCCTACCGGTACGCGTTGGACGCCGCGGCCATGGACTTTCTCGGGACCTCGGACCACAACCACGAAATTGCCGAACCGTACGCCTGGTGGCGGACCCAGAAATTCGCCGATCTGTTCCAGCTCGACGGCAGCTTCACGGCGTTTTATGCCTACGAGCGCTCGGTCCAGTTTCCCAACGGTCACCGGAACGTCCTCTTCACCCAACGCGGAAACAACATTCTGGAAGTGCTGACGGCGGAACGCATGGGTCTGGACGGCGCCGGGCGCCTCTTCGGTTACCTGCGCCGGGCCGGGGGCACCTCCATCCCCCACACCATCGCCACCGGGGCCGGGACCGATTGGCGGGACAGCGATCCCGAGGTGGAGACGCTGCTGGAGATCTACCAGGGAATGCGCGACACCTACGAGCATCCGGGTTCCCCCCGGCCCAAGACGCTGGAGGCGACACCGACGCTCCAGGAAGACGACTCCCCGTCCCGCCGTGACGGCACCGCGTGGAGCGCCTTGGAGAAGGGCCTCAAGCTGGGTTTCATCGCCTCTTCGGATCACCTCTCGACCCACATCAGTTACGCCTGCCTCATCGCGGAGAATCTGACCCGGGAGGGTCTGATGGAGGCCATACGGGCCCGCAGGGCCTACGCCGCCACCGACAACATCGTGCTGGACGTTCGATTCGTGGGGTCGGACGGGGAGCATCTCATGGGTGGGATCTTCACCAGCACTCAGCCGGTGAGAATCCACGCGACCATCCTGGGGACCGGGACCATCAAGCGAGTGGATCTGATCAAGAACAACCGGGTCCTCTACTCGGCGGAACCCGGCCGGCCCACGTTCCGCCTGGACTTCACTGACGGCGACGCGGCCGATTCGGGCGAGAGCTATTACTATGTTCGCGTCCTGCAGGAGGACGGCGAGATCGCCTGGGGCTCTCCGGCCTGGGTGACTTACGAGAGGTAG
- a CDS encoding Gfo/Idh/MocA family oxidoreductase gives MQTVNAVLLGLDNPHSIAHLRTLDQLPEVARVQVWAEDEKFIPDVEEAGSPKVDRVSTDLASILAGGAHLAVASPRTDRSPGVCIQALEAGHHVVAEKPIGATVEEIGRVVQSARDHGRKLGVFYGRRYNPLVRQVRDIISQGLLGTLMSVELRMLTTQVRFRDPGYWLFKKRISGGGMLSWLGCHYVDKIRFITGEEIVSVSAEVATRSGEDIDVEDVAVLSFRLASGTVGTLHVGFVMALSGGGYHNVGGYDTYVGVNGRRGRLYFSSAGSPERLKVETDHPDWSDAPWREFEYTPASSPAYGGVSGERFVQDFLKATWGEGTVPASGDDALQVARIVEAAYESSETGRRIQVAPD, from the coding sequence ATGCAAACGGTCAACGCGGTCTTGCTGGGTCTGGACAATCCCCATTCGATCGCTCATCTGAGAACCCTGGATCAGCTTCCCGAAGTGGCCCGGGTCCAGGTCTGGGCCGAAGACGAGAAGTTCATTCCGGACGTCGAGGAAGCGGGGAGCCCGAAAGTGGATCGGGTTTCGACGGATCTGGCGTCGATCCTGGCAGGGGGGGCGCACCTGGCCGTGGCCAGCCCGCGCACCGACCGGAGCCCGGGCGTCTGCATCCAGGCGCTGGAGGCGGGGCATCACGTCGTGGCCGAGAAGCCCATCGGAGCCACCGTCGAGGAGATCGGCCGGGTCGTCCAGTCGGCGCGGGACCACGGCCGGAAACTGGGGGTCTTCTACGGGCGGCGTTACAATCCCCTGGTCCGGCAAGTCCGCGACATCATCAGTCAAGGCCTGCTGGGAACGCTCATGTCGGTGGAACTCCGGATGCTCACCACCCAGGTGCGCTTCCGTGATCCCGGCTACTGGCTCTTCAAGAAACGGATCTCGGGGGGAGGCATGCTCTCCTGGCTGGGCTGCCACTACGTCGACAAGATCCGGTTCATCACCGGCGAGGAGATCGTTTCGGTGTCGGCCGAGGTCGCCACCCGGAGCGGCGAGGACATCGACGTGGAAGACGTGGCCGTGCTCTCCTTCCGTCTTGCCTCCGGGACCGTGGGCACGCTCCACGTCGGATTCGTCATGGCCCTGAGCGGCGGGGGCTACCACAACGTCGGGGGTTACGACACCTACGTGGGAGTCAACGGACGTCGGGGACGGTTGTATTTTTCCTCCGCCGGATCCCCCGAGCGGCTCAAGGTGGAGACGGACCATCCCGACTGGTCCGACGCCCCGTGGCGGGAGTTCGAATACACCCCGGCATCTTCTCCGGCCTATGGAGGCGTCTCTGGAGAGCGTTTCGTCCAGGATTTTCTGAAGGCGACGTGGGGAGAGGGGACTGTTCCGGCCTCGGGAGACGACGCCCTGCAGGTGGCGCGCATCGTGGAAGCGGCCTACGAATCCAGCGAAACCGGACGCCGGATCCAGGTGGCGCCCGATTGA
- a CDS encoding aldo/keto reductase: MKLRPLGKTGLMMSPIGLGCATFGREIDEETSWRVLDYAVEKGITFLDTAEAYGGGNSQQYRIKEYGVKDRREVTVEMNSSENIIGRWMEARGCRDEVTLCTKVSTGAGPENIRKALAASLERLRTDSVDAYKIHSPDPNVPVGESLDALNQEADAGRIVALGCSNFTADMLRESLEISRRRGYRCFEITQPPYNLALREYETDLFPLCRREQIAVTTYSPLGAGFFAGKYTAGMDELPSGTRFDIVPGHGDIYFHDRFFKIVEQLRAKSEETGIPMVRLAMAWAMSNPDVTAVLAGARKFDHIDNALESFRMNLGPELKAEMSSWGEI, translated from the coding sequence ATGAAGCTGAGACCGTTGGGTAAAACGGGACTCATGATGAGTCCCATCGGATTGGGTTGCGCCACCTTCGGGCGGGAGATCGACGAGGAGACCTCCTGGAGGGTGTTGGACTATGCCGTGGAGAAGGGCATCACCTTCCTGGATACGGCCGAAGCCTACGGAGGGGGCAACTCCCAGCAGTACCGCATCAAGGAGTACGGGGTGAAGGACAGGCGCGAGGTCACCGTGGAGATGAACTCCTCGGAGAACATCATCGGCCGCTGGATGGAGGCGCGGGGATGCCGCGACGAGGTCACCCTCTGCACCAAGGTGAGTACCGGAGCCGGTCCGGAAAATATCCGCAAGGCTCTGGCGGCGAGCCTGGAGCGGCTCCGGACCGACTCGGTCGACGCCTACAAGATCCACTCCCCCGATCCCAACGTCCCCGTCGGGGAGAGTCTGGACGCCCTCAACCAGGAAGCGGACGCGGGACGCATCGTGGCGTTGGGTTGCAGCAATTTCACTGCGGACATGCTGCGCGAGTCCCTGGAGATCAGCCGCCGGCGGGGATATCGCTGTTTCGAGATCACCCAGCCGCCGTACAACCTGGCGTTACGGGAGTACGAGACCGACCTCTTCCCTCTTTGCAGACGCGAACAGATCGCCGTCACCACCTACAGTCCTCTGGGCGCCGGCTTTTTCGCGGGAAAGTACACGGCCGGAATGGACGAGCTGCCCTCCGGAACCCGCTTTGACATCGTTCCGGGACACGGAGACATCTACTTCCACGACCGGTTCTTCAAGATCGTGGAACAGTTGCGTGCCAAGTCCGAGGAGACGGGGATCCCCATGGTGCGCCTGGCCATGGCCTGGGCCATGAGCAACCCGGACGTGACAGCCGTGCTGGCGGGGGCGCGCAAATTCGACCACATCGACAACGCCCTGGAATCCTTCCGGATGAACCTGGGT